In Flavobacterium gelatinilyticum, a genomic segment contains:
- a CDS encoding helix-turn-helix domain-containing protein: protein MSTQTRPKHIGRNISRIRELRDMKQEALAQALGTNQQAISAMENSETIDDAKLAEVAKALGVSVEAIKNFSEEAVLNIIGNTYNVDNSSAVNYGCTFNPLDKLIQAHEEQIKLYERLVQAEKEKVQYLENIIKEK, encoded by the coding sequence ATGAGCACACAAACAAGACCAAAACATATCGGAAGAAACATCAGCCGTATTCGTGAACTTCGTGATATGAAACAGGAAGCTTTAGCGCAAGCTTTAGGAACTAATCAGCAAGCTATATCTGCAATGGAAAACAGTGAAACTATAGACGACGCAAAACTGGCTGAAGTTGCAAAAGCGCTTGGGGTAAGTGTAGAAGCGATTAAGAATTTTTCAGAGGAAGCTGTTTTAAATATTATTGGCAATACTTATAATGTCGATAATTCATCGGCTGTAAATTACGGATGTACTTTTAATCCTTTAGACAAATTAATTCAAGCTCACGAAGAACAAATAAAACTTTACGAACGCTTGGTTCAGGCAGAAAAAGAAAAAGTTCAATATCTTGAAAATATAATAAAAGAAAAGTAA
- a CDS encoding endonuclease V gives MILAFDTYYFENKAKTVCLEFEEYSQKENFKVHTEIIENAAEYIPGEFYKRELPCIMSMLNQMDLQKIDAIIVDGFVYLDDDKKYGLGGHLYEKLNKQIPIIGVAKTNFASIEKDKKALLRGDSSKPLYITSIGIDLDEAFKNIESMAGEFRIPTLLKEMDRLTKEL, from the coding sequence ATGATTTTAGCCTTCGATACTTACTATTTCGAAAACAAAGCCAAAACAGTCTGTCTGGAATTTGAAGAATACAGTCAAAAAGAAAACTTCAAAGTTCATACAGAAATAATCGAAAATGCAGCAGAATATATTCCGGGAGAGTTTTATAAAAGAGAACTGCCTTGCATTATGAGTATGTTAAATCAAATGGATCTGCAAAAGATAGATGCCATAATTGTAGACGGATTTGTATATTTAGATGATGATAAAAAATACGGTCTGGGCGGTCATTTATATGAAAAGCTGAACAAGCAAATTCCGATTATTGGTGTTGCCAAAACAAATTTTGCCAGTATTGAAAAAGATAAAAAGGCATTACTTCGTGGTGATAGCAGTAAACCGTTATATATAACTTCTATTGGAATTGATCTGGATGAAGCGTTTAAAAATATCGAAAGCATGGCCGGCGAATTCAGAATCCCAACTCTATTAAAAGAAATGGATCGATTAACGAAAGAACTTTAA
- a CDS encoding glycine-rich domain-containing protein, with translation MNTALWLEIEKFDLENRTEEYGFSTRLAYENNWTIYFTKTAILEYKKFMYLAATSAEMVSPSEIVDIVWHQHLIFTKSYSDFCTVLSKRIEHIPSTHNKADFEKFKRAKELTKKLYEADFDKQPEDFWDLDNPLKSLQLEKSNLDLIMIKRRFLLFFALLIFPAAFLFKPALVQIDNPDFAYYYIFLFVLTLILLMKFIKSAYNDLAQKLKEKTLINHLTPLELVIFQKERLDFVIDGVVNNLIVSAKIQIAGNKVGLVDGTPTDNQYENCVIEVMKEYDFMPYSQLVRIILAKPLFVQLPNTVGKIRETVINSKEYLMVIKIALFVFGLLLSIGFSRIIIGISRGKAVTNIVFIMMILCAISYRYFKKISNYLFLNTLHEIFKKEKMNTEEAQDWQWSYFLYGGLAVSFIPLSTSPGSAFDSNRSNYSSDGSSGGSCGSSDSSSSCGSSCGSSCGGCGGD, from the coding sequence ATGAATACAGCACTTTGGTTAGAAATTGAAAAATTTGATCTGGAGAATCGTACCGAAGAATACGGATTTTCGACCAGATTGGCATACGAAAACAACTGGACCATCTATTTTACAAAAACAGCAATTCTTGAATATAAAAAATTCATGTATCTGGCAGCCACTTCAGCCGAAATGGTCTCACCATCAGAAATTGTCGATATTGTCTGGCATCAGCATTTAATATTTACTAAGTCCTACTCTGATTTTTGTACTGTTTTATCAAAGCGGATCGAACATATTCCGTCAACACATAATAAAGCAGACTTTGAAAAATTTAAACGAGCAAAAGAACTGACTAAAAAATTATACGAAGCAGACTTTGATAAACAACCCGAAGATTTTTGGGATTTAGATAATCCTTTAAAATCATTGCAGTTAGAAAAATCGAATCTGGATCTGATAATGATAAAAAGAAGATTTTTATTGTTTTTTGCACTTTTGATTTTTCCTGCAGCGTTTCTTTTTAAACCTGCTTTAGTTCAAATTGACAATCCTGATTTTGCTTACTACTACATTTTTTTATTTGTTTTGACACTTATTTTGTTGATGAAATTTATAAAAAGTGCGTATAATGATTTAGCTCAAAAACTGAAAGAAAAAACGCTCATTAATCATCTTACACCTCTTGAGCTGGTGATCTTTCAAAAAGAGCGATTAGATTTTGTTATTGACGGAGTTGTAAATAATCTCATCGTAAGTGCAAAAATACAAATTGCAGGAAATAAAGTAGGTTTGGTCGACGGCACACCAACTGATAATCAATACGAAAATTGTGTTATCGAAGTCATGAAAGAATATGATTTTATGCCGTATTCGCAGCTTGTTCGGATAATTTTAGCGAAACCACTTTTTGTGCAGCTGCCTAATACAGTTGGAAAAATTAGAGAAACTGTCATTAATTCTAAAGAATATTTGATGGTGATAAAAATAGCATTGTTTGTTTTTGGGCTTTTGTTAAGCATTGGTTTCAGCAGAATTATTATTGGAATTTCCCGCGGAAAAGCCGTTACCAATATTGTTTTTATTATGATGATCTTATGTGCGATATCCTATCGTTATTTTAAGAAGATTAGTAATTATTTATTCCTTAATACACTTCACGAAATTTTCAAAAAAGAAAAAATGAATACCGAAGAAGCTCAGGACTGGCAGTGGAGTTATTTTTTATATGGAGGGCTTGCCGTTTCATTTATTCCGCTCAGTACATCACCGGGCAGTGCTTTTGATTCCAATCGCAGCAACTATTCAAGTGACGGAAGCTCGGGCGGTTCTTGCGGCAGTTCAGACAGCAGCAGTTCCTGCGGAAGCTCTTGCGGCAGTTCGTGCGGAGGTTGCGGCGGTGATTAA
- a CDS encoding FAD-dependent oxidoreductase: MCLECQGRGKKSQRISKKVKLRYQNELDLFEKTNREGTAPVRPKAHLLICSSCSGSGLISSENPPEANTENYPHVAIIGGGIGGVALAVACLHRGIPFTLFERDDNFDARSQGYGLTLQQASKAIEGFGVFSLDEKVISTRHLVHTTEGKVIGEWGVRKWIPADVKIFQKRSNMHIARQSLRLALLKQLTKQENVKWGHQLLDFQESENGDFNLNFKVNDEIKTLKADLVVGSDGIRSSVRKLLIGEDAAPLRYLGCIVILGICPLSALENLESPLLDSATVFQTANGNERIYVMPYTADSVMWQLSFPMPEDEAKELSVQGTHALKEEACRRTQWHDPIPQILKATNEAQISGYPVYDRELLNPELLKKCGNATLIGDAAHPMSPFKGQGANQALLDALTLARTITKGCWSLAQWKKAGLRESVLNEFESEMAERSSSKVKGSADAAKFLHSEIVLYEGDEPRGRCLNRGEL, translated from the coding sequence ATGTGTCTGGAATGTCAGGGGCGTGGAAAAAAAAGCCAGCGAATTAGCAAAAAAGTCAAACTTCGCTATCAGAATGAACTTGATCTATTTGAGAAAACAAATCGCGAAGGAACGGCTCCCGTTCGTCCAAAAGCACATTTATTGATCTGTTCCAGTTGTTCCGGATCCGGATTAATCAGCTCAGAAAACCCTCCCGAAGCCAATACAGAAAATTATCCGCATGTTGCTATTATTGGCGGCGGAATAGGCGGCGTGGCTTTGGCCGTAGCCTGCCTGCATCGCGGCATTCCTTTTACTCTTTTTGAACGCGACGACAATTTCGACGCCCGGTCTCAGGGTTACGGACTTACTTTACAGCAAGCCAGTAAAGCAATCGAAGGATTTGGCGTTTTTTCGTTAGATGAAAAAGTAATCTCAACAAGACACCTCGTTCATACTACCGAAGGAAAAGTAATTGGCGAATGGGGAGTCCGGAAATGGATTCCTGCCGATGTGAAAATTTTCCAAAAACGCTCCAATATGCATATTGCGCGCCAGTCCCTGCGTCTGGCTTTGCTAAAACAACTCACGAAACAAGAAAATGTAAAATGGGGACACCAGCTGCTGGATTTTCAGGAATCTGAAAACGGCGACTTTAATCTGAATTTTAAAGTAAATGACGAAATAAAAACCTTAAAGGCAGATCTTGTTGTGGGTTCCGATGGCATTCGAAGTTCAGTCAGAAAATTATTGATTGGAGAAGATGCCGCGCCTTTACGTTACCTGGGCTGTATTGTAATATTAGGAATTTGTCCTTTGAGCGCACTTGAAAATCTTGAAAGTCCTTTGTTAGATTCGGCTACCGTTTTTCAAACTGCCAACGGAAATGAACGAATTTATGTTATGCCTTACACGGCAGATTCGGTTATGTGGCAGCTTAGTTTTCCAATGCCCGAAGATGAGGCAAAAGAATTAAGCGTACAAGGAACTCATGCATTAAAAGAAGAAGCCTGCCGAAGAACCCAATGGCACGATCCAATTCCGCAGATTTTAAAAGCAACAAACGAAGCCCAGATTTCGGGTTATCCGGTTTATGACCGTGAATTACTCAATCCGGAATTATTAAAGAAATGCGGAAACGCCACTCTTATTGGCGATGCTGCACATCCTATGAGTCCGTTTAAAGGACAAGGCGCCAATCAGGCTTTATTGGATGCACTTACTTTGGCCAGAACAATTACAAAAGGATGCTGGTCTTTAGCACAATGGAAAAAAGCAGGATTAAGAGAAAGTGTCCTTAATGAATTTGAATCTGAAATGGCAGAAAGGAGTTCTTCCAAAGTAAAAGGTTCAGCAGATGCAGCAAAGTTTCTGCATTCCGAAATCGTACTTTATGAAGGTGATGAACCAAGGGGAAGATGTTTGAACAGGGGAGAGTTATAG
- a CDS encoding GIY-YIG nuclease family protein, with the protein MILEFFALRHFMNFIVYILFSENKNKFYIGFTPNLEERLIRHNQKSKGFTGNTNDWKVVYTENYETKELAHKRELQIKSWKSRIKIQELIKNKD; encoded by the coding sequence ATGATTTTGGAGTTTTTTGCTTTAAGACACTTTATGAATTTTATTGTTTACATTCTATTTAGCGAAAACAAAAACAAATTCTATATTGGCTTCACGCCCAATTTAGAAGAAAGACTCATTAGGCACAATCAAAAAAGTAAAGGTTTTACAGGAAACACAAACGACTGGAAAGTTGTTTATACTGAAAATTACGAAACCAAGGAACTTGCACACAAAAGAGAATTGCAAATTAAATCCTGGAAAAGCAGAATTAAAATTCAGGAACTAATTAAAAACAAAGATTAG
- a CDS encoding Glu/Leu/Phe/Val dehydrogenase dimerization domain-containing protein, protein MKDLLQQFENKAPEIVFNWKDSETEAEGWTVINSLRGGAAGGGTRMRKGLDMNEVLSLAKTMEVKFSVSGPAIGGAKSGINFDPNDPRKKGVLQRWYKAVSPLLKSYYGTGGDLNVDEIHEVIPMTEECGVWHPQEGVFNGHFKPTEADKINRIGQLRQGVIKVIENPKFSPDVTRKYTVADMITGFGVAEAVRHFYAAYGGDIKGKKAIVQGFGNVGSAAAFYLAEMGAKVIGIIDRDGGLIKEEGFSFEEIRTLFLNKDGNKLVADAMIPFEEINSKIWTIGAEIFTPCAASRLVTQAQIDSLIENGLEVISCGANVPFADKEIFFGSIMEEVDRKVSLIPDFISNCGMARVFAYFMEKKVQMTDEAIFNDTSETIKNAIVKAHSISASKTNISATAFEIALKQLV, encoded by the coding sequence ATGAAAGATTTATTACAACAATTTGAAAATAAAGCACCTGAAATTGTTTTCAACTGGAAAGATTCTGAAACTGAAGCAGAAGGATGGACAGTAATCAATTCGCTGCGCGGAGGAGCTGCCGGCGGAGGAACAAGAATGAGAAAAGGCTTAGATATGAACGAAGTTCTGTCTCTTGCCAAAACAATGGAAGTTAAATTTTCAGTTTCCGGTCCAGCAATTGGCGGAGCTAAATCTGGAATAAATTTTGACCCAAATGACCCGCGTAAAAAAGGAGTTTTACAACGCTGGTACAAAGCAGTTTCTCCATTATTAAAAAGTTACTACGGAACAGGAGGCGATTTGAATGTTGACGAGATTCACGAGGTGATTCCAATGACTGAGGAATGCGGCGTATGGCATCCGCAGGAAGGTGTTTTTAACGGACATTTTAAACCAACGGAAGCTGATAAAATTAACAGAATCGGGCAGTTACGCCAGGGAGTTATCAAGGTAATCGAAAATCCTAAATTCTCACCGGATGTAACCAGAAAATATACCGTTGCAGATATGATTACCGGTTTTGGCGTTGCCGAAGCAGTTCGTCATTTTTATGCAGCATACGGAGGCGACATTAAAGGCAAAAAAGCAATTGTACAGGGATTTGGAAACGTAGGTTCTGCTGCTGCTTTTTATTTAGCCGAAATGGGAGCCAAAGTAATCGGAATTATTGACCGCGACGGCGGATTAATTAAAGAGGAAGGATTTTCGTTTGAAGAAATCAGAACGTTGTTTTTAAATAAAGACGGAAATAAATTAGTTGCCGATGCTATGATTCCGTTTGAAGAAATCAATTCTAAAATCTGGACCATTGGTGCTGAAATTTTTACACCGTGTGCAGCTTCGAGACTGGTAACTCAGGCTCAAATCGACAGTTTAATCGAAAACGGGCTAGAAGTAATTTCATGCGGTGCGAATGTGCCTTTTGCAGATAAAGAAATCTTCTTTGGATCTATTATGGAAGAAGTAGACCGTAAAGTAAGTCTGATTCCGGATTTTATTTCAAACTGCGGAATGGCAAGGGTTTTTGCTTATTTCATGGAGAAAAAAGTACAAATGACAGATGAGGCTATTTTTAACGACACATCAGAAACTATTAAAAATGCCATCGTAAAAGCTCACTCTATAAGCGCATCAAAAACAAACATCAGCGCAACTGCTTTTGAAATTGCATTGAAACAGTTGGTCTAA
- a CDS encoding chalcone isomerase family protein, giving the protein MRNILLVLTFLLTIPFFTVSAQTHLEVNGVTVPRKIEFQNKTLQLNGAGGRSKMWLEVYVQALYLSQLSQDPKFIIDSDTEMAIRIEITSSMVSSNKLTKAINAGFEKSAGSNLEELRPRIEQLKSYLSDAITEKDVFILAYNPLDQTMNIYKNEVLKGQVPGFDFKKALFGIWLSDKPVDDTLKKHLLGI; this is encoded by the coding sequence ATGAGAAATATTTTACTAGTCCTGACATTCCTGTTGACTATACCTTTTTTTACAGTTTCTGCCCAGACACATTTAGAAGTTAACGGTGTTACTGTTCCCCGAAAAATAGAATTTCAAAATAAAACATTGCAGCTAAATGGTGCGGGAGGAAGATCAAAAATGTGGTTAGAAGTTTACGTTCAGGCATTGTATTTATCTCAATTGAGCCAGGATCCAAAATTTATTATCGACAGTGATACCGAAATGGCTATACGAATTGAAATTACTTCATCGATGGTTTCTTCTAATAAATTAACAAAAGCGATAAATGCCGGATTTGAAAAGTCTGCCGGAAGTAATCTTGAAGAACTACGCCCTAGAATTGAGCAGTTAAAATCGTATTTGAGCGATGCGATTACAGAAAAAGATGTTTTTATTCTGGCTTATAATCCACTGGATCAAACGATGAACATTTACAAGAACGAAGTTTTAAAAGGACAAGTTCCGGGATTTGATTTCAAAAAAGCATTATTCGGAATCTGGCTTTCAGACAAACCAGTCGATGATACTTTGAAAAAACACCTGCTTGGAATATAA
- a CDS encoding MotA/TolQ/ExbB proton channel family protein, with translation MFSFIQLQTDTIANASNVVIEKIAPDHEISMFGFIMKGGVFLIPIAILLFYTIYLIFERYMYISRASKIDSRLMQDVGEKLHSGNIELARTIVERNNTAAANILKEGVVVIGRPISEIEANMDRAADIEIGEMERHLGHLGLIAGIAPTLGFIGTISGVIKIFYSISVTENISIGNISGGLYEKMISSGSGLIVGIIAYSAYHLLNGKIDDFALKIQKQILEFVNIIQKA, from the coding sequence ATGTTTAGTTTTATTCAGTTACAAACAGATACAATCGCAAATGCTTCAAATGTAGTGATCGAAAAGATCGCTCCGGATCATGAAATTTCGATGTTTGGGTTTATTATGAAAGGGGGAGTTTTCCTGATTCCAATCGCGATTTTATTGTTTTACACTATTTATCTGATTTTTGAGCGTTATATGTATATCAGCCGTGCTTCAAAAATCGACAGCAGATTAATGCAGGATGTCGGCGAAAAACTGCATTCTGGAAATATTGAATTAGCAAGAACAATTGTTGAAAGAAATAATACCGCTGCAGCCAATATTTTAAAAGAAGGAGTAGTGGTTATTGGAAGACCAATTTCTGAAATTGAAGCCAACATGGACCGCGCTGCCGATATCGAAATTGGCGAAATGGAAAGACATTTAGGTCACCTTGGACTTATTGCTGGTATTGCACCAACTTTAGGTTTCATTGGAACAATTTCGGGGGTTATTAAAATTTTCTACAGCATCTCAGTTACAGAAAATATCAGTATCGGGAATATTTCGGGAGGTTTATACGAGAAAATGATCAGTTCAGGTTCAGGACTTATCGTGGGGATTATTGCCTATAGTGCTTACCACTTACTGAACGGAAAAATTGATGATTTTGCTTTAAAAATCCAGAAACAGATATTAGAATTTGTAAACATAATTCAAAAAGCATAA
- a CDS encoding bifunctional folylpolyglutamate synthase/dihydrofolate synthase yields MNYQETTNWMFNQLPMYQLQGASAYKEDLTNIKLLAAHLGSPQTGLKCIHVAGTNGKGSTSHILSSVLQEAGYKVGLYTSPHLKDFRERIKINGREISEEFVIEFIAKHKDFFEANDMSFFEMSVGLAFDYFASEKVDIAIIEVGLGGRLDATNIITPLVSVITNIGLDHTQFLGNTLEAIAGEKAGIIKPNVPVVIGEYTDETKSVFLEKAEENNAPISFASDLIDQIYLSDLIGDYQFHNKKTVQQTISILNNETDFKVSIEQLKEGLLNVIKNTGLQGRWQQLGENPKIICDTAHNKHGLMVVMNQLKNEKFENLHIVLGVVNDKDLDSILPLFPKEAKYYFCKPDSSRGLSTEILQNEAKKHDLIGEKYESVASAFAEAKKNASENDFIYAGGSTFVVAELPLD; encoded by the coding sequence ATGAACTATCAAGAGACTACCAACTGGATGTTTAATCAGCTCCCAATGTACCAGTTACAGGGCGCTTCTGCCTATAAAGAAGATCTAACGAATATCAAATTACTGGCAGCTCATCTTGGCAGTCCGCAAACGGGACTGAAATGCATTCATGTGGCCGGAACAAACGGAAAAGGTTCGACTTCGCACATACTGTCTTCGGTATTGCAGGAAGCGGGTTACAAAGTGGGTTTATATACCTCGCCGCATCTAAAAGATTTTAGGGAAAGAATCAAAATAAACGGCAGGGAAATCTCAGAAGAATTTGTAATTGAGTTCATTGCCAAACACAAAGATTTTTTTGAAGCCAATGATATGAGTTTCTTCGAAATGTCGGTTGGTTTGGCTTTTGATTATTTCGCTTCTGAAAAAGTCGACATTGCGATTATAGAAGTTGGTTTGGGAGGCCGACTTGACGCGACGAATATCATCACGCCTTTGGTTTCGGTCATTACCAATATTGGTTTAGATCATACTCAGTTTTTAGGAAATACATTAGAAGCTATTGCAGGCGAAAAAGCGGGAATCATAAAACCAAATGTTCCGGTTGTTATTGGTGAATATACAGACGAAACAAAATCGGTATTTTTGGAAAAAGCCGAAGAAAATAACGCACCGATTTCTTTCGCATCCGATTTAATTGATCAGATTTATTTGTCGGATTTGATTGGAGATTATCAGTTTCATAATAAAAAAACGGTGCAGCAGACCATTTCAATCTTAAACAATGAAACCGATTTTAAAGTTTCTATTGAACAGTTAAAAGAAGGTTTATTGAATGTTATAAAAAATACAGGTTTGCAAGGCCGATGGCAGCAATTGGGCGAAAACCCAAAAATTATCTGCGACACGGCACACAACAAACACGGATTAATGGTTGTAATGAATCAGCTGAAAAATGAGAAATTCGAAAATCTTCATATTGTTCTGGGAGTTGTAAATGATAAAGATCTGGATTCTATTCTGCCATTATTTCCAAAAGAGGCCAAATATTATTTCTGCAAACCAGATTCGTCAAGAGGTTTGAGTACCGAAATTTTACAAAATGAAGCAAAAAAGCACGATTTAATTGGAGAAAAATACGAGTCGGTTGCAAGCGCTTTTGCAGAAGCGAAGAAAAATGCTTCGGAAAATGATTTTATTTACGCTGGAGGCAGCACTTTTGTTGTGGCGGAATTGCCTTTGGACTAA
- a CDS encoding DUF4256 domain-containing protein gives MSSQKNKLSAEQEESLLNVLEARFENNMNRHENIKWDQVLSKLKNTPEKLWTLDEMERTEGEPDVTGYDEKTNEYIFVDCSPESPKGRRSLCYDHEALEKRKENKPKDSALNLASEMGVEILNEAEYRELQKLGRFDTKTSSWIMTPDTIRKLGGAVFADFRYDTVFVYHNGADSYYAARGFRGSLRV, from the coding sequence ATGAGTAGTCAAAAGAATAAATTGTCAGCAGAACAGGAGGAATCGTTATTAAATGTTTTAGAAGCCCGTTTCGAAAACAATATGAATCGTCATGAAAATATTAAGTGGGATCAGGTATTGTCTAAACTGAAAAATACTCCGGAAAAACTTTGGACTCTCGATGAAATGGAACGAACAGAAGGAGAGCCTGATGTTACAGGATATGATGAAAAAACAAATGAGTATATTTTTGTAGACTGTTCACCGGAAAGTCCAAAAGGAAGAAGAAGTCTTTGTTATGATCATGAAGCCTTAGAAAAAAGAAAAGAAAACAAACCAAAAGACAGTGCTTTAAATTTAGCTTCAGAAATGGGGGTAGAAATTTTGAATGAGGCAGAGTATCGGGAATTGCAAAAACTTGGCAGATTCGACACAAAAACATCAAGCTGGATTATGACGCCGGACACGATTCGAAAACTTGGGGGTGCTGTTTTTGCAGATTTCCGTTATGATACCGTTTTTGTATATCACAATGGTGCTGATTCCTATTATGCCGCAAGAGGTTTTCGTGGTTCACTGCGAGTTTAA
- a CDS encoding energy transducer TonB, with protein sequence MKASPYKINYNKADAASSSDRKKSLAITSLIYAVLIGILFLIRFWPPYNPENNVALADGGGGGGGVTVNFGDSDLGSGANYKSEVLDVKNNVKQATPKATPEEESIITQENTTADNDVVIPTKEKPKKPVPVEKPVQKPVPEKPKVSNSTNDALSSILKGSNKGGDGDDKAAGNKGKANGSLNSNGYYGSGGSGGGTGGGNGTGNGIGTGSGYGAGSGGGSGGGSGYSLNGRKALSKPAPKYTCNEEGTVVVEVTVDQNGKTVSANPGIKGTTNKASCLLEQAKIAALNTKWSADDNAAPKQVGKIIYNFNLN encoded by the coding sequence ATGAAAGCGAGTCCATATAAAATTAATTACAATAAAGCAGATGCCGCCAGTTCTTCAGACAGAAAGAAATCATTGGCAATTACCTCGCTTATATATGCAGTATTAATTGGAATATTGTTCTTAATACGCTTTTGGCCTCCCTACAATCCAGAAAACAACGTGGCTCTTGCTGATGGCGGAGGTGGCGGCGGAGGTGTAACCGTAAATTTTGGAGACAGCGATTTAGGATCAGGAGCTAACTACAAAAGTGAAGTTCTGGATGTAAAAAACAACGTAAAACAAGCAACTCCAAAAGCAACTCCCGAAGAAGAATCTATCATTACTCAGGAAAACACAACTGCCGATAATGATGTTGTTATTCCAACAAAAGAAAAACCTAAAAAACCTGTTCCTGTTGAAAAACCGGTACAAAAACCTGTTCCCGAGAAACCAAAAGTTTCAAACTCAACAAACGATGCCTTATCGAGTATTTTAAAAGGGTCAAACAAAGGCGGAGACGGCGATGATAAAGCTGCTGGAAATAAAGGAAAAGCAAACGGAAGTTTAAACTCGAACGGATATTATGGATCCGGAGGCTCTGGCGGCGGAACCGGAGGCGGTAACGGAACCGGAAATGGTATTGGTACCGGAAGCGGTTACGGAGCCGGAAGCGGCGGTGGTTCTGGCGGCGGATCAGGATATTCTTTAAACGGTAGAAAAGCATTATCAAAGCCTGCACCTAAATACACTTGTAATGAAGAAGGAACAGTGGTAGTTGAAGTTACAGTAGATCAAAATGGAAAAACCGTCAGTGCTAATCCAGGAATAAAAGGAACTACAAACAAAGCTAGTTGTTTATTAGAACAAGCAAAAATAGCTGCATTAAACACGAAATGGTCTGCTGATGATAATGCCGCACCAAAACAAGTTGGAAAAATCATTTATAATTTCAATTTGAATTAA
- a CDS encoding ExbD/TolR family protein: MSIKRKRRFHAEVATSSLSDIMFFLLLFFLIISTLANPNVIKMTLPKAKANEKTNKQLISLSVTEDKKFYIDKQEVDFENLETSLMSKIGTDKEQTVVVRIPFNLQVQDLVDVLQIGVKNNLKFVIATSPK, from the coding sequence ATGTCTATTAAAAGAAAAAGAAGATTTCACGCCGAAGTAGCGACTTCATCTTTGAGTGATATTATGTTTTTCCTGTTGTTGTTTTTCTTAATTATCTCAACACTGGCAAATCCGAATGTGATTAAGATGACTTTGCCAAAAGCCAAAGCGAATGAAAAAACCAATAAACAGTTAATCAGTTTATCGGTTACAGAAGATAAAAAGTTCTACATTGACAAACAAGAAGTAGATTTCGAAAATCTAGAAACGAGTTTAATGTCAAAAATAGGAACAGATAAAGAGCAAACTGTTGTAGTTCGAATTCCGTTTAATCTGCAGGTTCAGGATTTAGTAGATGTTTTGCAGATAGGAGTAAAGAACAATCTAAAATTTGTAATTGCCACAAGCCCGAAGTAA